A region of the Aethina tumida isolate Nest 87 chromosome 3, icAetTumi1.1, whole genome shotgun sequence genome:
CTTACCTTgtgaactaattaaataacataattaaactatctaaaaacttttaaactcACCGGTGCTGTGTTTCCTACGGATGGGTTAGGTGATTTTTTTGCCTTCTTTTTTGGCTGACCTTTACTGGTACCTATAGATAAAACTAGATGACTGAGAGAGTGTTTAACAAACTACAGGCCTTGAGTGCTTTATAAAAGGTCTTACCACACATAAATTAAACcacaatatattgtaaattttatatattaaatttattttcgacatcAGTGTATATGCTAACATCTTTATCAATTCATTTTCAtaccatatataatatattacaaaatcaaataatttcggCAACACTAAATACACAGAGGCAagacataaaattgaatttccaATTGGTGAATTTTTCGAATTTATCAAAACTATGCCATATCAATTTACAAGTTAAACACGAAGAATTAAGCAGATTtgtgaaaaatgaaaacaaatacCTGAATgacaatagaaatatatttataataaaagatttctaaatacaaagaaataaaatgtaaaaaacattattttaaatacagtgcaaattaaaattttaccgtGAAACTTCAGTATGTATAACATACTAAAGAGAACTAATAAACTTATAATATAcgaatacaatataaaaaattcatttaaaatagaaagacAATAATGATGAGATACATGTATCCTCTTcattacaaatgttaaaagtatatacattttacatcacgaaaaatattgatatgaaACAACTTTCGTACTAtagtttaactttttaaaacaaatgtgaGACCTAACCTGACTTgcctctaaaataaaattcgacTGCCATTAGttgaaaaatacttaaatgccTGAGTGCAAACAATGTGAATGGAGGCCAGCAAACTTGAACCATACAGAGTACCATAACCAAAATATATACTATTATACACGGCACTTACAAAAGTGTTCAAGTGATTATGACTAGTATGTTTAAAAAGAATACGTCAGCACTCACAAGAACACTTTATTACATCAATGTATGACAAACAAGAATCTATTTATATATGCacatcttaaacaaaataaaagtaggTGCCTGTTCACTTTCAATATCCATCTGACGGTGTGTTTGACACACGTCGAACGTTCCAAGCCATACTGGATATTGAAAGTTTTGCTCTAGACGAGATACAGCCGCCACACACATTGTCTGCATTTTAATGTAGCGcgtataacaataaattcaccTGTTCTGTCGGTAACGTTGGCCAAAAAGGTTGTGGTAAGACCTGTATGGTTGGTCCGCAACTGGCAGACTCCACACATAATATGCACTCAAGGCTATTTCTAAATAGCcactttaaacaaataactaaAGCCAATACGCTGCCACCATATAACGAACTTGTATTTGACACTCATCACCTCAGCAAGAAATTTTAGACCATAAGTAGTATTCGAGAATTTTGACCGtcacattatttgtttatagtgGAGAAAAAACTACAGATCACTTTACAAGAGATTAGGCTCAATAATacttataatgtataattcatTTCATGCAACATGAATGCGCACAGTATtatctttcaaaaaaaatcatatttcaattgatattattttggcagtaaattaaatttcatgttgctccggaaaataatatttgggaCAATGAACAAGAGCACCAGCATAAATGcactacattttttaatttaaattacgttCCTAGTAAAAAactgcaaataaaattatttcccaTTTAATATGGAaggtgaaaataaataaaatacgtgtATGAGAAAACACGCAATTGAAAACGAAAAATTAGccatgtataataaaaagtatattaactCTGTTGGTGCTAATTTATAGTCATGTGTCATTGGTAATTATTaccaacaatttataatcTCCTTAGATCAAATACAATTTcaattgtaaacaaatatttttttactatatacagtgtaatataaattacaattaccgAGAGTCCAATTCTCAACACTCATCATATATGctgtgaatttaattttcatgttcacggcttcttcatttttacaatttacaatttaataatcgaATTTATGCATTATGAGAGAAaaagattcattaaatttagcaTGTATGTCAAACATACAATACTTATAATAACAAGAAAACAGCTCCAAATAATTAGTgctgtttcaaataaaaaaaatactctaatatataaaatactataactatcattcataaataaatataaattacacaaacacgttaataaaaaatctatgatCCTTCCTCGTTATTGATCATTATGGCTAAAGTAATgtacaaaaagaaaataaaaatttaaataatgcgtCTTCCGTGATATCACACACTAGTTATGTGGAAGCTGTGatctttttaaaactatacagcaaaataagaaaatttatccCGCCAAATAGCTTAATTACTCCTTAGCGCCCCATccttaaactttaatataaaagagaaaaataaatggaacGGCAATCAAATCACGAGCATGGCACTAGTTTCTAGCTAAGATCTTAGcacgtttaaattaataaaaaaaaattacggtCCGATTTCGAGGGCGTAtgaaaacaatgtaaaataataataatttaacagaaaCATAATAGACATCTGAAACTTCgaaattctataataattattcgagACGACAGAGAGTCAGAGTGTCTTAACAAGTCTGTCATCTGCGAGCGTGCGACGTAATTTTTTCGCTGCGGATGAGTGACGTAGAAAGTGTGAGCTAACCTGCTTCGCTGTCACTGGAATCGCTACTGCTGCTTGACAGACTCGAGCTGCTCGAGTCGGAGTCCGAACTACTAGAGCTGGACGACAGTCTGCCGGACGGACCGCTCGCCCCCGTCGGGTCTACTTTGTTTGCTTCATCTGGAACAATAATTTTGGTTAGTTTTTCGTTCATTACTATACTGGAATAAAACAACAACtggattaaataaaactcaCCTTTCTTAACGGCCTTCTTTGTGCCTATTTTATCATTGACATCGGATAGTCGCTTCTCCAATTCTTGCTTCTTTTCCGCCATTTGTTCATCTTTTGATTTTCCCTGTActtttttatctataaaaataaaggcaATGGTATGatcaaaacattgaaaatgtaGGGACCAGTTGAAACAATCTGTCAAGCACTGTTTGCATTAAATTGTTCCAACTTATTGAATGCATGCAATATTGTTCAATAACTGTTTTTGGAATGTGACATTAAttggttataattaaattaataattagattattcTTAAACAGTTGAACAATTGAcggttttctaaaattatgtgACAACTAATAAGTCAtaacataaacatatttaaggaGTCACATACTTTTACAAACCATATCCAAAACTTtttcattgttaaaaaaatgtaaatgaatttGCAATGAGAAAGAATTGAAGTAAAgctaaactaataatatttctaccACCAGATAACCAATAcgtgaatataaattagaaatacacCTAACTGGTAGAACATGGACCAGAAATATCAAACATGTAGCAAAGCACTGCATGAATAAGTTACatctcattaaattaatttatgaattacaaTTATGTGTAACAGATGATAATACAAATGACacgataatttataatatttgcatTTCAAACTAAAATGATAATATGCATGCACATCTGAAATTGGAAAGTGTATCTTGAtgtgtttatgtattttgaaattaggactttaaaatgattgttttGGTGTTGTGTACAtgtacatgaaaaattccaatTTCAGACTGCGATTTAACCAAAAACCCAAATATACCATCAACGTCTACCATGCTTAGAAATGTGTAGTTCCAATTACATACGCCCTGCAGCGTGTCTTATACCACATTCATCAGAaacgttaataaattcttaatctgagttgtaaaattaaaatatgaaacgtTCGAGTAATGTAGACACTTAAGAGCACGCTGCTATCGGTAGTCTGGTGCTAACTAGCCGACCAGTGACGTGAAGTAACGGAACTTACAGTATGGCTTACGTGGCTTTTTACGTAGGCACGATGCGACGTAACTCTCGAGCTCCCTTAGGGTAGACGGCTTAAGCGTCTCGAAATCTATTTCGATTTCGTCTGGATTTGAATCCCGTAGCGAAGGCTCTCGAGATTGAATTATATGTACAACCTTTCCTAATTTGTCACctggaaatataaaacattaataaacaagTCCAACAAGTAAACTAAGAGTTCAAATGAAGACAATATTTACCCGGCAACTTATTAATATCCAAAGACAATTGCCGCTTCTCGTCGTAAGACATTGGCTTGGCATTGTCCTCGTCCTCTGAGTCGAATGCGGGGACGGGCGCCTGCGCCTGTTGCTGCTTCTTCCGACCCTGCTTGTTTGCAGGTTTGGTCATACGATTGTTGCGGGCTGCTGCCGTCACCGCACCAGGAGTTGCTGCGGCCGCTTTTGGTGTGCGCAAACCTGAAAATTGTTGCATTTACTGTTCTCCAACGCACGGTCCCCCAAACAAGGCCGGGGGTGGGATCTACACACGCCGCTACTACTACCATCCTGATACCAACTCGAATCTAATTATATGAATGTCGAGCGAAAAATtgcaaaatgaataaatgaaatgatgatacaaataaaaaattacataattagaaCGAGTtgatttcaaaatgaattaatggaaaaatgaaatattaatgaagaTGATCTGAGAAAAAGTAAGGTAGTCAAACTATAGCTGCATAAAATAGACATAATACACACTACACTTTATACAAAACGCtgttgaaacattttatttttgtgtgttttgaatcaaaagtaactgatgcaattttataaaaagatctATATCATGCCCATACAAAAGTAATTCTGAGCAAAGTCCATTTCTGTGTACATATCTATCTTTTTCAATTTACTATACTATAACATGCAAACTCTACAGTCCTTTAAAACcgtgaaaaatacaaaatactgaaataacaattatcagAATTCAGACGCTCATATTtcatgtaatattttgataaaaatatttttcacttgACAGGACTCTTTCACAGTTAAACAAGCGTCGGTGCGTGCAAAAAACAAAGAAAGTgtcttcaattttaataattaattgcataACCAGTGGATTACAAAGCCGTAAAGTTTGACTGAGTCCTACCTTTACTCTTTGTTGATTTTGTTGTGGTAGCAGCGTTGGCGCCAGCACCTGCATTGTGGTGCATATTGAGGGACTTGCCTGTTGGATGATGAGTGTCACCAACAATCTTGAGATCGGCCCCTGATACCACTCCAGGATTGCTGTCGTCAACGCTGTCTACAACGCTGTTCGACTTTATTAGTGCTCCATGCGCTCCCGGCTTACCAATACTATTATTACTGTTCGGTAACACTTTCTTAGCCTTGTCTTTCTCTTTCAGTTTTTTCTTTTCCTTCTTCCTCTTGGTGCTTTCCTCCATCAGTTTCCTCATTTTCTCTTGCATTGCGAATAACTGTAAACGGTACACAGAGTTATTCGTCAAATTGAACGCAACCCCTTCTTAAATACCCACCTCTTTTTCTAGTGATTTCAATTGCTTGTTTCGTCGTTCCTCTTCAGAGTCTTCCGTTTCACTAGACGATTCTGAACTGGAACCGGACGAACTCGATTCAGATTTCACCGTCACACCGCCTAGCCTATTTACAGGCTCCTCTGGTATCTTGGCAAATCTAAACCAACACAAAGAAGGATCCAAATAAAGCATcgtcatataatttatacgaATAACTTACTTGACTTCGAACACGTCTTGTAACTTTCGAGCCATTGCGACCACATCATGATCTGAAGGATTGTACTTATAACAGTTAGTAAAAATCAGTCTCACATCGGCTGCGAACTCTTGGGCAGTACGATATTCTCTGTTatccattttttgtttaacgGTACCTAAATCCATAGGCTTTCTTATAATATCATGATAATCGTGAAGACCCAGTAACTGGGCATCAACAGGTTGGTAAAATGGCCACCCATAACTCTGTAAAATGATCACAAATTtcctatttaaaaaacaatataaattaaaaactttatatataatatttaaagaaactcaGTGTTAAAAAGctcgtattaatatttacgtcATAGTATTTCAGCTAATTAAGATCTcatcatataaaaattgtacaaaataaaaataaacaaaattaactaaaacctACTGAATGTTTTTTCGAGAAGAGTTCcttcaaaatttcattgcAGGCTTTCAGTGCTTCACTCAACTTCTCTTTAGGTTTTATTGAAGCATGTTGTGGTGCAGAGGTATTGGTCATCAGAGGCGCAATAGTGGCTTGATTATAAGGTATCATTCCGTCAAGTTCGGGTCGGACTGGTTTCTTGATTTGCCTGCCCGATTCTCTCCGGTTAATTATTTTCGCCGATTTTGATTCCAACGGTGGAGTGTAGTCGTACGCGTTCGCCGTCGGCGTCGTCGTATCAGCCTTTCTTTTCACTCCTTTCTTTGACTTCGCAGGTTGAGAAGGCGGTACTACGCTGCCTGGTAAAACATTAGTGGATAAAGGATCTAGTGAATTTGTATGGTAGTTTTGTGATATAGGTTGAGGGGGGAGAGAGCTGTGGGTTGTTGCGGGTGTAATTGTTGTGGTGGCAGTACTGCCAGGAACTGTTGTGGGAGGTTGTGTACCCAATGGTAGACCAGATGATCCTATAACATTTGATATGCATATAAGTTAACTAATCACAACAaaagtaacaaatatattaaattaaaaattaattccaaaaGCCAACCTGTTGTGGTTGCTACAGGAGTTGCACTTGTAGATGAAACAGCACCAGGCGGTCTACCCCTCCCAGCTGATGGCGTTACTGGCCCAGCTGTAGGTGTTCCACTAGTCCTCCCACCCTTTTTACCTTTTGTTCCTTTAGTAGGGAGTTCAACAACATATTCTTCTTTGGGCATGTCAGCAACTTTGGTGAGAAACACTTTCTCCAAAGTTTGTGCCATCACAACCACATCCTCACCAGGTTTATTGTACACATAACAGTTTGTAAACATTGTATTGAAATCTTGAATGCACTCTTTGCCCGACCAGTAGTAATTGTTGTCCAGCCTTTTCTTAATTGTTCCCAGGTCCATTGGttgcttaataattttatggtagTCCTTatgacaaaaagaaaaaaatgttaaaaccaATCTGCTCATTCACTAATGTGGTTAAAACTTACGGGCAAATTAAGTTTCTTTGCATCAACAGGAGAGGCAAAAGGCCAAGCAAATTGATGTTTTGAAACCGCCTTCAGCACAGTCTTCTGCAAAAACTGTAACTGATTTGTCACACGACCTGGCCTGTCTGGTGATGGATTAACAGGTGGTTGTACCACCCCGTTAACGGGCTCCACAACGGGCTCGTTACGGGGTGGAGGCTCTTTTGTGTCATTCATTTTGCCACCCTAAAATAAAGGAAACTCTTACcatctatataaatattttctatagttaattttctaaagctttgtatattaaacaacaaatatatttcaacaacaatttaatcttgttttcaaatgtattaaagttaaaagaaagcaatattttgtaagtaattacccttaatatacaatttacacaattttattattagtatgcaCTTGGCATCACATTTTGTGCCAAATtgtaaaagaaacatttttagaaatgaaaaatcaattattaaacatttggtTTTGAAGGTAACATTTGCTTTATAggatatattgattttatatagtATAGGACCACTAGGAAGATATGGAACTTAAAAAAAGCTTCATGAGAACATTAACGAtcgactttatttatttttttcttggtATAATTACTGGTTAACAacttaacatttttcattgaatatttaaacaatttgcaaacaacttttcattaaaaaacaaaataaataatacataatatgaaaataaactgacactaagaaatatataatataaaatacaaattcttGATAACtgaatattactattattattcaaatgatTTAGCTAATAAAAACAGTCTATATGGAACATACTtctactttttttaatgtaaacaaaaattatacataccaaataaatgaaaatgtgaGACCAGGGCCTACCAATCAGCTGGTTTGTACAGTTAGCAGATGAAAATGATATCCCATTCTTTGGGAcgtcatattaaaatacaaaaagcaTTGTATCTTGTGtctgaaatgaaaataaagtttagtatGTTTGGTACATAAAGTTccaattttgttgaattttaaatttgttaaaaaatgaattttacatGCATAAAAAgtgaattcaatattttttcgaaacctagaatattttttttatatagcaTTATTAACTTCGAATCActgtttctataaaatttagtagcacatttttcatattaattagtataaattatatgttaaagAGTAAAATTCCTTAAAAGAAGccattaatttagtaaaattgtgaaaatatattaagagtaGATTAAGCAAATATATATACTgctagttataaaatattataatttgttacaaataatatacataaaaaaattgtataaggtatttattagaaaattgataCATAACATACATAAGGGGGTTACTGATGCTGATCGTAAACACAtccacattattatttaaaactatacaCAAACGCCACACCCccttaatataaacataaacaaaacaataaaatctcGATAAACACTAAAGCCATGAAAAATACTAGAATTTTGAGTTTACATGCAACACTTATCAGTAAGCATCTATGAAAGGTGTTGGTTAATTTGTGGTTGGTGGAGGTTTTTTCGGTTAAAAAACGCGACACAAGTTTCACCAcacagaatattaataaataataacagtttttaaCAGATAATTCGGTAGAAATTTGGTATAGAAGAGACCTTGGGTGTCCCGCGCTATAGGCGGTTGTCTGCCAAAGCAAATAGACAACGGACGCTTTGCATGATAACTGGTTATGGTTTTAACTGTTGAACGCgggaaaagtacaaaataacacaattttcaCGACATATGCACATATAAATACACGTTCGTACAGATTATTTCACGAGAAAACGATTTATTAGCCAGGGAAATGCATTTCTCTATAGATTTTACAACATGGCGGGTATACACTTCAGGGTTTGGAGAGAAGCTCTGTACAATTTCCACTATTTGATGGTTGTAACGTGTTTTCGTAGCCAAATAATTACACACACTTAAAAAACGGTATCCAAATAATGATTTCCAACATTACCTGCGTATTTTAACGAATAATCCACATGAGAATCGCAGAAAATACGGAGTAACACAACATACACTCCACTTACCACAAACCCGCTTGCCAAGCTTTGCACATACTGCCGTGATGGCGGCCTCGTAGGCACGTCCTCTTTTGACAGGCTTGTAGAGGACAAAATTAATTCGAATTTTccttgaaataattaagaaatatcgTGAAATCGTTTGTTCTGATCTCATATTTTACACGAATTCagtgaaatttaaacaatataacttGAATTATATAAGATGTCGTCGGATATATTATGCATGTTTTATTCATTGTGGGTCACCAATGGCctctgaatatttttcatggaCGGATTCGATATTTGGgcaaaattttgagaaaaatatactttaccACATACTTTATTGGTTGAATGAAACCTCAAAACTCGGATTCCTCTGATGAGTTCGTATCaatattacacaaaattaGTCAAACTGACTTTATCAtgatgttttagttttttgttttaaatgcgGAAATCGAAATTTTGGAAAACCCCAAAAACTCATGGGTTTAATTACACTAATAATACTTTGCATAATATGATGAAATCTTTTAAATCATGATAAAATTTCGTTTACAGGTGAAAACCAGGTAATTTTCTAAGCATGAGTGGAATTGTGACATGCGCCGTCGTTGCTAAACAAACAAGCGCGGGCgactttgaataattttaccgTTTCTATGGCAAAATCA
Encoded here:
- the LOC109595404 gene encoding bromodomain-containing protein 3-like isoform X1, yielding MNDTKEPPPRNEPVVEPVNGVVQPPVNPSPDRPGRVTNQLQFLQKTVLKAVSKHQFAWPFASPVDAKKLNLPDYHKIIKQPMDLGTIKKRLDNNYYWSGKECIQDFNTMFTNCYVYNKPGEDVVVMAQTLEKVFLTKVADMPKEEYVVELPTKGTKGKKGGRTSGTPTAGPVTPSAGRGRPPGAVSSTSATPVATTTGSSGLPLGTQPPTTVPGSTATTTITPATTHSSLPPQPISQNYHTNSLDPLSTNVLPGSVVPPSQPAKSKKGVKRKADTTTPTANAYDYTPPLESKSAKIINRRESGRQIKKPVRPELDGMIPYNQATIAPLMTNTSAPQHASIKPKEKLSEALKACNEILKELFSKKHSSYGWPFYQPVDAQLLGLHDYHDIIRKPMDLGTVKQKMDNREYRTAQEFAADVRLIFTNCYKYNPSDHDVVAMARKLQDVFEVKFAKIPEEPVNRLGGVTVKSESSSSGSSSESSSETEDSEEERRNKQLKSLEKELFAMQEKMRKLMEESTKRKKEKKKLKEKDKAKKVLPNSNNSIGKPGAHGALIKSNSVVDSVDDSNPGVVSGADLKIVGDTHHPTGKSLNMHHNAGAGANAATTTKSTKSKGLRTPKAAAATPGAVTAAARNNRMTKPANKQGRKKQQQAQAPVPAFDSEDEDNAKPMSYDEKRQLSLDINKLPGDKLGKVVHIIQSREPSLRDSNPDEIEIDFETLKPSTLRELESYVASCLRKKPRKPYYKKVQGKSKDEQMAEKKQELEKRLSDVNDKIGTKKAVKKDEANKVDPTGASGPSGRLSSSSSSSDSDSSSSSLSSSSSDSSDSEAGTSKGQPKKKAKKSPNPSVGNTAPSIQKPPILPPQPAPPNVAPPTNNTTTNLPVASSSSNQVPPTVSNPTTTSQPQTVNNHLTSNKPVTVPSPMPPVANRKPSIEKPPVSMPAQNPAPPTAPQVPKPVALPTPSPDKPKPNILSPMSSSYTDPLEQSLASMHEIAKSDPMEIKSESLDLPGNLMPPSLSNPMMNPNINSLPNLHPAVLQPNMAMDLKPSMGMPPMIPANSMMMHNPLESEIASMMQNNQQFMMHPQNNGIGIKNEFDMHTNNNGMPNMGLSMDINMGSVFDPMQQAMNNSTIKRESNPPKMEDRLDMAYMGMNNDKKPPHMDQQKMSQSFSGAPGYKPVKSESHNVKNATSWSSLGTSLTKNTSPQNNTAQCGSSNKQVMESFKAFQTKAKEKADREKQRLENLEMKRQQREQAERERLRAENERRREREEEDALEKARRVDYRKAVAEQQQPLPAQRVEELRSSPGEGSISPGSQSSGSEKTERDRQRLQEQERRRREAMANKIDLNMQSDLMAAFEGSL
- the LOC109595404 gene encoding bromodomain-containing protein 3-like isoform X5, whose translation is MNDTKEPPPRNEPVVEPVNGVVQPPVNPSPDRPGRVTNQLQFLQKTVLKAVSKHQFAWPFASPVDAKKLNLPDYHKIIKQPMDLGTIKKRLDNNYYWSGKECIQDFNTMFTNCYVYNKPGEDVVVMAQTLEKVFLTKVADMPKEEYVVELPTKGTKGKKGGRTSGTPTAGPVTPSAGRGRPPGAVSSTSATPVATTTGSSGLPLGTQPPTTVPGSTATTTITPATTHSSLPPQPISQNYHTNSLDPLSTNVLPGSVVPPSQPAKSKKGVKRKADTTTPTANAYDYTPPLESKSAKIINRRESGRQIKKPVRPELDGMIPYNQATIAPLMTNTSAPQHASIKPKEKLSEALKACNEILKELFSKKHSSYGWPFYQPVDAQLLGLHDYHDIIRKPMDLGTVKQKMDNREYRTAQEFAADVRLIFTNCYKYNPSDHDVVAMARKLQDVFEVKFAKIPEEPVNRLGGVTVKSESSSSGSSSESSSETEDSEEERRNKQLKSLEKELFAMQEKMRKLMEESTKRKKEKKKLKEKDKAKKVLPNSNNSIGKPGAHGALIKSNSVVDSVDDSNPGVVSGADLKIVGDTHHPTGKSLNMHHNAGAGANAATTTKSTKSKAAAATPGAVTAAARNNRMTKPANKQGRKKQQQAQAPVPAFDSEDEDNAKPMSYDEKRQLSLDINKLPGDKLGKVVHIIQSREPSLRDSNPDEIEIDFETLKPSTLRELESYVASCLRKKPRKPYYKKVQGKSKDEQMAEKKQELEKRLSDVNDKIGTKKAVKKDEANKVDPTGASGPSGRLSSSSSSSDSDSSSSSLSSSSSDSSDSEAGTSKGQPKKKAKKSPNPSVGNTAPSIQKPPILPPQPAPPNVAPPTNNTTTNLPVASSSSNQVPPTVSNPTTTSQPQTVNNHLTSNKPVTVPSPMPPVANRKPSIEKPPVSMPAQNPAPPTAPQVPKPVALPTPSPDKPKPNILSPMSSSYTDPLEQSLASMHEIAKSDPMEIKSESLDLPGNLMPPSLSNPMMNPNINSLPNLHPAVLQPNMAMDLKPSMGMPPMIPANSMMMHNPLESEIASMMQNNQQFMMHPQNNGIGIKNEFDMHTNNNGMPNMGLSMDINMGSVFDPMQQAMNNSTIKRESNPPKMEDRLDMAYMGMNNDKKPPHMDQQKMSQSFSGAPGYKPVKSESHNVKNATSWSSLGTSLTKNTSPQNNTAQCGSSNKQVMESFKAFQTKAKEKADREKQRLENLEMKRQQREQAERERLRAENERRREREEEDALEKARRVDYRKAVAEQQQPLPAQRVEELRSSPGEGSISPGSQSSGSEKTERDRQRLQEQERRRREAMANKIDLNMQSDLMAAFEGSL
- the LOC109595404 gene encoding bromodomain-containing protein 3-like isoform X6; amino-acid sequence: MNDTKEPPPRNEPVVEPVNGVVQPPVNPSPDRPGRVTNQLQFLQKTVLKAVSKHQFAWPFASPVDAKKLNLPDYHKIIKQPMDLGTIKKRLDNNYYWSGKECIQDFNTMFTNCYVYNKPGEDVVVMAQTLEKVFLTKVADMPKEEYVVELPTKGTKGKKGGRTSGTPTAGPVTPSAGRGRPPGAVSSTSATPVATTTGSSGLPLGTQPPTTVPGSTATTTITPATTHSSLPPQPISQNYHTNSLDPLSTNVLPGSVVPPSQPAKSKKGVKRKADTTTPTANAYDYTPPLESKSAKIINRRESGRQIKKPVRPELDGMIPYNQATIAPLMTNTSAPQHASIKPKEKLSEALKACNEILKELFSKKHSSYGWPFYQPVDAQLLGLHDYHDIIRKPMDLGTVKQKMDNREYRTAQEFAADVRLIFTNCYKYNPSDHDVVAMARKLQDVFEVKFAKIPEEPVNRLGGVTVKSESSSSGSSSESSSETEDSEEERRNKQLKSLEKELFAMQEKMRKLMEESTKRKKEKKKLKEKDKAKKVLPNSNNSIGKPGAHGALIKSNSVVDSVDDSNPGVVSGADLKIVGDTHHPTAAAATPGAVTAAARNNRMTKPANKQGRKKQQQAQAPVPAFDSEDEDNAKPMSYDEKRQLSLDINKLPGDKLGKVVHIIQSREPSLRDSNPDEIEIDFETLKPSTLRELESYVASCLRKKPRKPYYKKVQGKSKDEQMAEKKQELEKRLSDVNDKIGTKKAVKKDEANKVDPTGASGPSGRLSSSSSSSDSDSSSSSLSSSSSDSSDSEAGTSKGQPKKKAKKSPNPSVGNTAPSIQKPPILPPQPAPPNVAPPTNNTTTNLPVASSSSNQVPPTVSNPTTTSQPQTVNNHLTSNKPVTVPSPMPPVANRKPSIEKPPVSMPAQNPAPPTAPQVPKPVALPTPSPDKPKPNILSPMSSSYTDPLEQSLASMHEIAKSDPMEIKSESLDLPGNLMPPSLSNPMMNPNINSLPNLHPAVLQPNMAMDLKPSMGMPPMIPANSMMMHNPLESEIASMMQNNQQFMMHPQNNGIGIKNEFDMHTNNNGMPNMGLSMDINMGSVFDPMQQAMNNSTIKRESNPPKMEDRLDMAYMGMNNDKKPPHMDQQKMSQSFSGAPGYKPVKSESHNVKNATSWSSLGTSLTKNTSPQNNTAQCGSSNKQVMESFKAFQTKAKEKADREKQRLENLEMKRQQREQAERERLRAENERRREREEEDALEKARRVDYRKAVAEQQQPLPAQRVEELRSSPGEGSISPGSQSSGSEKTERDRQRLQEQERRRREAMANKIDLNMQSDLMAAFEGSL
- the LOC109595404 gene encoding bromodomain-containing protein 3-like isoform X7; translation: MNDTKEPPPRNEPVVEPVNGVVQPPVNPSPDRPGRVTNQLQFLQKTVLKAVSKHQFAWPFASPVDAKKLNLPDYHKIIKQPMDLGTIKKRLDNNYYWSGKECIQDFNTMFTNCYVYNKPGEDVVVMAQTLEKVFLTKVADMPKEEYVVELPTKGTKGKKGGRTSGTPTAGPVTPSAGRGRPPGAVSSTSATPVATTTGSSGLPLGTQPPTTVPGSTATTTITPATTHSSLPPQPISQNYHTNSLDPLSTNVLPGSVVPPSQPAKSKKGVKRKADTTTPTANAYDYTPPLESKSAKIINRRESGRQIKKPVRPELDGMIPYNQATIAPLMTNTSAPQHASIKPKEKLSEALKACNEILKELFSKKHSSYGWPFYQPVDAQLLGLHDYHDIIRKPMDLGTVKQKMDNREYRTAQEFAADVRLIFTNCYKYNPSDHDVVAMARKLQDVFEVKFAKIPEEPVNRLGGVTVKSESSSSGSSSESSSETEDSEEERRNKQLKSLEKELFAMQEKMRKLMEESTKRKKEKKKLKEKDKAKKVLPNSNNSIGLRTPKAAAATPGAVTAAARNNRMTKPANKQGRKKQQQAQAPVPAFDSEDEDNAKPMSYDEKRQLSLDINKLPGDKLGKVVHIIQSREPSLRDSNPDEIEIDFETLKPSTLRELESYVASCLRKKPRKPYYKKVQGKSKDEQMAEKKQELEKRLSDVNDKIGTKKAVKKDEANKVDPTGASGPSGRLSSSSSSSDSDSSSSSLSSSSSDSSDSEAGTSKGQPKKKAKKSPNPSVGNTAPSIQKPPILPPQPAPPNVAPPTNNTTTNLPVASSSSNQVPPTVSNPTTTSQPQTVNNHLTSNKPVTVPSPMPPVANRKPSIEKPPVSMPAQNPAPPTAPQVPKPVALPTPSPDKPKPNILSPMSSSYTDPLEQSLASMHEIAKSDPMEIKSESLDLPGNLMPPSLSNPMMNPNINSLPNLHPAVLQPNMAMDLKPSMGMPPMIPANSMMMHNPLESEIASMMQNNQQFMMHPQNNGIGIKNEFDMHTNNNGMPNMGLSMDINMGSVFDPMQQAMNNSTIKRESNPPKMEDRLDMAYMGMNNDKKPPHMDQQKMSQSFSGAPGYKPVKSESHNVKNATSWSSLGTSLTKNTSPQNNTAQCGSSNKQVMESFKAFQTKAKEKADREKQRLENLEMKRQQREQAERERLRAENERRREREEEDALEKARRVDYRKAVAEQQQPLPAQRVEELRSSPGEGSISPGSQSSGSEKTERDRQRLQEQERRRREAMANKIDLNMQSDLMAAFEGSL